A genomic window from Gossypium hirsutum isolate 1008001.06 chromosome D10, Gossypium_hirsutum_v2.1, whole genome shotgun sequence includes:
- the LOC107924882 gene encoding uncharacterized protein, giving the protein MAEEEFQESEVIFSDNISNIHGSHDDDAAVIDGGCFNYRGGFSNKSDENTTKRKKNKKKKKKKVVAASSLPVNIPCGVFHYGGRGGAYDFEEEDEDDMEEGEMVPPHVILGRRIAGKMAFSVCTGNGRTLKGRDLSQVRNSILRMTGFLEA; this is encoded by the coding sequence ATGGCTGAAGAAGAATTCCAAGAGTCCGAGGTTATATTCTCCGACAACATCAGCAACATTCACGGCTCTCATGACGACGATGCCGCTGTTATTGATGGCGGCTGCTTCAATTACCGAGGAGGATTTTCCAACAAGTCCGACGAGAACACCACCAAGaggaagaagaataagaagaagaagaagaagaaggtggtGGCTGCTAGTTCGCTTCCCGTCAACATTCCGTGCGGTGTTTTCCATTACGGCGGCCGCGGCGGAGCTTATGATTtcgaggaagaagatgaagatgataTGGAAGAAGGGGAAATGGTGCCACCGCATGTGATATTAGGAAGGAGAATTGCCGGGAAAATGGCGTTTTCCGTTTGTACTGGAAATGGAAGGACGCTTAAAGGAAGGGATTTGAGTCAAGTTCGGAATTCGATTCTTAGAATGACTGGATTTTTGGAAGCATAA